Part of the Hirundo rustica isolate bHirRus1 chromosome 3, bHirRus1.pri.v3, whole genome shotgun sequence genome, TGGTGAATGACCAGCTCCTCTAAGTTGCCTTGGAAAATCCAAGACCCATTGAATAAAGTCAAGGAAAAACATTTACCACATTTTTTGCTGGTAGTTTTTTGCCATAGGATGGTAAGGGCTTTAGTGCCTGAGGTATAGGTAGTTCCTGGATGCTTTTAGGGAAGTGGGAAGGGGGAAGAGTCTGAAGAATAGTTTGCATAGCTTGCAGATATAAAGAAGCAGGTGTGTTCCCCACCAGGCTGTTGAATTTGTCTTCTCCCAGCAAAGCTGTCCAGTGGTCTGGATGCTCCTGCAGAACTTTCCGCATCTTAAACTGTGGATTGGGCATGAAGAGCAAGAGGTAGTCGAGGCAGAGCTTCTTTGATGCGACATTAACTTTGGAGTCCCACATCTGCTCCAGGATGACGTCCAGCGGGGTAAGCCCTTTACTGTCCTCTATCCTGGGAGATGCTCCATTCCCGAGGAGGATGAGGACTGTCTCTGACCTCAGCAGTTCACAGGCAAGGTGCAGGGGTGTTTTCCCATCTTCCAGATGAAAGCAGCCAGCCCTATTGATATAGGAGTTCAAGCTGGGGAGCTTGTGTGCAATTTTGATGATCAGTCCCAAGATATCTCTCCTGTCATATGTCACCGCCATGGCCAagtgaggagcagaggatgggcAATAGCAGAAGTGTTCCCCAGGCACCTTGAGAGCCTCCTCTGGAAAATGAGACAGCAGATACTGAGCATAAGGCAGGTGATTATGCACCACTGCATAGAGAAGGGCTTCTGAAGGTGAGTAGGTTCGTAGGCTGGCATTTTCCTCCCAGTAGAAATACTCCATAGTTCTCATGTCTTCCAGCATCCACACAGGCTTGTGATCTCTCACAGCCTGGTAGAACATATAGGATAAGAACTTGCAGTGCCTGCTCTGATCATCCTGCAGGCTGGCCTGGTTACTGGCCATGGCTCAGCAAATAAAGAACAGCTCCACGTAAAATCACTCCAGACTGTAAGATTGGTGCACTTGGAATGCTGAATCCGATGCTGCTGCAACCTTCAGGCTGTCATTGCTGCCTGGACTGCACTAGCTGGAATGCATGGGCTGATCATCTCCACCCATTCattgtttttcccctcactgCAGTGGTTTTGTTTAGGTAAGCACAATCCCACAGGATCAGTTAACCCGTGCCATGCAAGCAGATGGTTGGTGAGTACATCCCGCTCTGCGCGTGGCACAGGTTACTGAAACGCTGTCAGACTGCCAGTGATTTTATACACACACAGCCACAGAGAACAGAGGGAGAGACTAAAATTAGCTTGAGAGGTGAGGCGGATTTCTGTCTGCATTTCATGTCTAACCAGATCAGCTCATACACTGCAGCAAGTGGAATAGCaatattctttttttggtttgttttttttttttcatgtcactcacacacacatagCTCATTATATAGTAAAAAATATGTAGCAGTGTAAAATACCCCACAGCTGATAATAGGCATGATTCCATGCTCAGGAAATCAAGGGATTGGTAGCGGTAGCACTAGAAAAGGATCCCTATTTTATGAATAATGGTATGGCTAGCCACTTAGGAGACACTGATGTTAATGGATTGTCTATAAGGCATTAGGGATGTTTAAGGTGCCAGCATTAatctctgcagagaaaagagTGTAACAGTGTGTGCAGTAACGGTGCCCAGAGTCATAAAGCAGATTGCTGGGTTTAAACGCCTGCCTTTGTTTAGCAAGGAAATACCTGGACTGCCTCTGCTGCACAGCAAGGGCATAAACAAAAGGTTAATGGCCAAACCCCACTGGCATGTGGGGAGCTCTGATCTTAGCATTTCTCAGATGTCCTGCTTTGGGACTCGGGTCAGAGCCAGCAGCAATGGGGGGAAGTGGGATTAGGCAATCAGACTTGTGCAATGCCTGGGTGAAACATAGAGAACCAAGACCTATAGGTTTGAGGGGGAAGTTCCTATTGGATGATGCAGAAGGAACTGGCCAAAATTAAAttcacataaaataaattaattaagaCTCCTTTATGCCAAGCTCTGTTTTAGGAAAGAGGACTTCTATGCATCTTAAAAATCAACAGGTTGCAATAAAATGGTATCTCACCATTTTGGTAGGAAAACAGGGTTTACCTTTAAGGGAAAATACAACAAATCAAGAAATccttattttcatttcacaaGAAGACAAACATATAGTAAGCACATTCAAACTAGAGAGAATTCATCAGAGCTCCAAATGTTGTTTGGAGTCATCCAAAGGGAAAACCAAAGTGACTCACAAAACTGGGTCTAGGTCTTGCACATCGTCCAGAGCATAAAAACCATTAAGAAACCCTCACCTGCTGAAGACGTCAAGATAaggttccccagggaagtgCTCACAACACCCAGCCTGTCAGAATTCAAGCAGCCTCTGGACCATGCCTTTAGTCATACAGATTAATTTTAGGTAGTCCTGTGAGTGGACTTGGTGCAGAGACACATGGAAGTCAAGAGAACAACGTTCTGCAAATATCTCCAACTGAGATGGAAGCTAAAACCCCAGAATCAGGAATGGCCATGAGGATTCTGGCCAATCACCTCTAAACCACAGGTCCAGGATGTCCAGAATGTGAAAACATCTGTAATTACATGGTACCTTGTAATTACAGGTTACACTCTAACTCTGCCCAGGAAGCCCAGCCCAAAACTAGGGAGAGTCCCTCACGTGGTTTGCTCATCTCTTTATGGTTCCAAATGGCACAGGTCTGTCTGCTCGGGTGGCTCCTGGCCTTGGCCTCTTATTGTTTTTTCTCCAGGAGTTTAGAAAAGCTGGTGCTAAGGGCACCTATTTGATGGCAATGCATTGCTACTGAATTTTATTGTAAGCATAATACATCCGGCAAAGATTATAGAATAATTAGAAATGGAAGACGTTGATGTGGAAAGCTTCACTGAGGAACTAGAAGAAGACTATGAGTTTggaagtttttatttatttctttgaattttgaTCTGTGGCCAAAAATAATGTCTCCTAATTCATAAGGTGTTTATTGTGGCATTCCTCTTGGACAAAGTGCAGTGTAGAAGAGGAGTAGAAACAATTTTGACTCATAGAGAGAGCATCCAAGAGAGCAGGAACAGGTTTGAGaggtaaaactgaaaaataaaagctgattttACCCAAAACACCATTTACCTTTTCATGTGAGGCTGAGAAGCTCTTTAGATCTTTCCTGGGCAGATGCATTTTTCACATTGATGGTGATTTCAGCTTATAAAGTATTTGGTTATTTTGAACCTGTTAGAAATACAGAATGTTTCTGAGCTATTCAGAAACCTTCTTACAGTGTTATGCTTGAAATATTGTTTCTGGGCAAAAGGGAAACATAACTTATATAAAGACAAGACTTGAATGTTAGTAGAACTGAAATCTTAGCATGCTaataaaaaatcattattatcATTCCAGGtcaaattattaaagaaaaattaataatactcgtatcagaaaaaaattcaatggcagtaataataataatttaaaaataatttgaactCTTATGCACATTTCTTATCTTCCATCACTATTCCTGGTGTTTTGTTCTCCCTGCCTATGCTCATCTAAATCCTAAGGTTGGTGGTTTCATTCTGGTGGCAGTGTTACAGGAAATCATCAGTATCCGGAGTTGTTCTGTGAGAGGAATGTAAGGTTGATGGTGATGGTTTCTTCTTCCTCACTCTGGATTCTTCTGGGGGTCAATTTTATGATTTGTTGCATACTTTTACAcctgcttttttcttcactggATTGTAACTCCATAACCACATTCACAATAGATGCCGATTATATACGGGCAAGGTATTATTTATTTGTCCTCTTTTCTACCCCTGAAACCTCTCATCCAGCTCTGTATCTGCATTTTTTAGCTGTCTGTAGGTGAGTGGTTTGTAACTGTGGGTGCTCCAGAGTCAGGGCTGTGCCCCATCTCTTACCATCCCATTGGGCCTGCAGCCCCCGGCACTGCACCCTGTGCTTCCACTTTGCAGGACCTCTGCTGCCACACCAAGCCCACGATGCCCTCTGTTAGCTCCAGCGTATGAAACTGGAGTTGTGAATCCCATAGCACACAGAAGAGCCGGTATAGCTCTATGGTTTTACCACGCAGTGCTAGTGAAAGTGAACCAAATCAGCCACAGGCACCTGGCTGGAAGGAGGAAACTGTTCCTACAGCTAAACCAGactgaaacaaagcagcagatgCTCTACAGTAGTCCAGGCAAAGCAAGTTTGGCAGGCCTCGGTCCTGGGCCTTTGCAAACTCAGAACAGAACCTGCAGCCTGTCACCAGCAATGGCCAAACTGTGCTGCAGGGATAGAGGGTTCCATTAGATCCTATTTCTGGAATAAGCCAAAACAGAAAGGCTTTGTGTACTGCGTGCTGAGAGTGGGGCTTAGGCTTGGCAACCTCTCCTGGTCatctcctccccctgcccctctgtACAAAGGTACAGGGAGCAATGAGAAGAAGTGTGGGGACAAGAGTGAGTGAAGACACCTCctggaaaaagacaaaaccaacaGCAGCTTTTGGTCACGGGGATATAAATTGGAAGTGGGGCTTTCGTATTTGTCGTTTCACTGCCTGGTGGGAGCAAGACATTTCTCTCCTTTAAGggaagagcagccctgccacaAACTCCAGTAGACACGGCATCCATGTGAGCTCAGCTCAGCGCTTTCCACCATGTTTttgcctgcacacacagaggaaaacttCAAGGAAGAAGCTGCTTGGGAAACAGAAGGACAAAAGGCTTTGGGAAAGATTGGGACCATCTCCAGCATTCTACCTGTGTCAACAATTCTGATGAGATGTTTCTTGTTCCCTTTCTGCCCTTCTCCAGTGATGTCAATTGACATCTGTCTCCAGGCAAAACTGATTTCAATTCTTCTGTGCCCTTTGTACAGGAGGTGCACAGCATGATCCAGCCAGGACATACAAAGACGCAAATCATTTGCCAGATATCAGATGCCTGAGCATAAAGCAAGAGGATGTCTTTCTTCAGAGGCATGCTGTTTTTCAGGATTGTGTCTGCtggtctttttccttttcttgggaaagaaaaacttaTCTCTTGGGGATGGATGGTAACCCTTCAGCCACAGTGAGGCTCTAGCAAATGCTTGCTGTGTCCTGCTTTCCACCTCCAGCTGTGCAGTGCAGCTTGGGGACACTCTGTGTGACGAATTAGTGCCCTTGTGCAGAGCCTTACTGCACCTCAAGGCTGCTTTTACAGAGCATGAAGGGTTTCTTTTATGCCCTGCTACATGCTTACCAGCTCTAATTCATCCAGCCGACTAGGCTTTGGGATGGAGGAAAAATCTACAGTCTGACCTTGTCCTGGATGGCAGAATATTTCACTTCTGCTTGCAGGACTCAAACAGTGAATGAGACAATCTTATACTACATTGCTAGagggaggaaatgaaaataagcagAGATTTACCACTTCGGAAAGACTTTAAATTACTTGTAATGGGACCAGCTGATGTGCTGTGTGCAGAACAAATCAAACACCGAGTGGTTATTTACCTGCAGAACTCTGGAAGTAAAGATGACTACTCACAGGCAACAGACACGATACATGTATCGTGCGATACATGTAAGAGGGACTCATCTGGAGACAAATGGAGGGTTTTCAGGTGATGTCTGTACTGCTGGTTGACCACTGTTGTAATCCAGACATGTCCTCCTTATACTACTACATCCAGATGCTCAGCTGGACATTGTACCAAGACCTGGAGTACTTACAAATGCAGGGAAGCCAGGGCAATACAGTGTTTTCCTGCAGGTTCTTGTTTATTCCACCTGTGAAGGGCTTGGCCTGTTTTGCCCCAGTTCCCCCCAGAGCCTcacttcccaaaattcccaaaagTCCCAGCTATTCTGGAACTCTGCAGCAACAAGCTCCAAACAACCTGCACACATCTTAGTGtgcctcttcctcttcccttgtCCGCTTTTAAACtcagagaagagacagagcccTTGATATAGGAAACATTTCCAGCACATCTGGGCATTGACAGGGAGCAAACCTTTTAGAAGCAACATGACAGTGTGTTGGCCACCAAGAGCAGtcagtgcagcaggagcacgGTGACAGCAACGCCAGACAATGAGCTGCCCCGCTCACGGCAAAACAGAGCCTGCTGCAAATGCGAGAGCATCTCCACAGCTGTGAAAGCAGGGAAGTGTAAGACTGAGGATGGACCTTCAAACAGAATCTTCAGTGTCTCCAGTGTCACAGGATAATTTAGAGAGATAGCTTAATTTATAGAATGCCTGGCAGGTGCCTATCTCTACCCCAGGTAAAAGCtgattgctttgttttggagcCACTCTCATCTCTCTGGGCACACGTAACCACAGTGTGTGCCACTGCATGGCACTGGCCAGCAGCAAAGGCGTGCCACAGCTGTCTGGTTGTCACTATGTGACCTGAGTGGCAGAGATCTGTGGCACAATACCAGCTGTGGCCCCTGACTCCGAGGTACAAGCCTCCTTACCTTCAGATAATGGATGTGGGGATATTGAGTCTTTTCAAAAGCCATCTTCCTCCTAACCCTCAGACAGCCCTCAGTTTGGGGTCTGAACAAGCAAGAGGGATGGGTGCTGAGGTCTCAAGTTGGACTGGGCTTAGAGCATAGAGTGATCTGGGCCAGGAGATGGGTCAGGAGCAGGACACAGAGGAAGTGGCATGATTGTGGAGTGGACTTCAACAGAGCACTggagaaaacacagaacaatGAGGTGCAACCAGTACCATCCTGTGTTCTGAACAGGGCTCCATGGATACGAGATCCAGTTCCCAAATAAACTGCTTGGCTTATTGAGCTCTCCATTCTCAGGGAAACTCGTGTGAGAGCCAGTGGGATTACCAGAGCCTGAAGACTGTCAAGAGCTGTTAGGCTGGTCAGGGCAGAATCCTGACCACACTGAATCAAATGCTtttcctctgccagctcccagggagGGATTGCCCATTTCCAAAGGCAGGCACTCAGTAAACACTGGGCTAACTCCAAAGGAAGGATAATGATGTTTCCAACTCTCACTGAACGTCATACACATCTTCAAATACGGGTTAGATCAAGCAGTATGTTCAGGTCCAGAGGATGAGACGTCAGCTCAGCTTAATCAGCTATAAAAACAACAAGGCtctttttattccattttttgaaa contains:
- the LOC120750002 gene encoding ankyrin repeat domain-containing protein 9-like yields the protein MASNQASLQDDQSRHCKFLSYMFYQAVRDHKPVWMLEDMRTMEYFYWEENASLRTYSPSEALLYAVVHNHLPYAQYLLSHFPEEALKVPGEHFCYCPSSAPHLAMAVTYDRRDILGLIIKIAHKLPSLNSYINRAGCFHLEDGKTPLHLACELLRSETVLILLGNGASPRIEDSKGLTPLDVILEQMWDSKVNVASKKLCLDYLLLFMPNPQFKMRKVLQEHPDHWTALLGEDKFNSLVGNTPASLYLQAMQTILQTLPPSHFPKSIQELPIPQALKPLPSYGKKLPAKNVLQETSSSGAKITVLEVGAIIYILIPVSPCTSLEV